In Synechococcus sp. A18-25c, a single window of DNA contains:
- a CDS encoding conjugal transfer protein TrbI: protein MMSTALCCACSKCVCEVEPSTAVVRDGQHFCSDACATGHPNQEPCHGTGSCGCKCSD from the coding sequence ATGATGTCCACCGCCTTGTGTTGTGCTTGTTCGAAGTGCGTTTGTGAAGTCGAGCCCTCGACGGCTGTTGTGCGCGATGGTCAACACTTCTGCTCGGATGCCTGTGCAACGGGGCATCCCAATCAGGAGCCTTGTCATGGCACTGGTTCATGTGGATGCAAATGCTCAGATTGA
- a CDS encoding OsmC family protein — translation MATVSCRYTGNLHCEAIHTASGAQLSTDAPVDNQGLGEQFSPTDLLATALATCILTIMGITAKSRGWSIEGSRAEVEKRMTQDGPRRVESLTVHLTLPSELNSEQRLLLQRVAAQCPVKRSLDPQIEINLNWN, via the coding sequence ATGGCCACCGTGTCCTGCCGCTACACCGGCAACCTTCACTGCGAAGCCATTCACACGGCATCGGGAGCTCAGCTGAGCACTGACGCCCCGGTCGACAACCAAGGACTTGGCGAGCAGTTTTCTCCAACCGATCTGTTGGCCACCGCACTGGCCACATGCATCCTCACGATCATGGGCATCACAGCGAAAAGCAGGGGATGGTCGATTGAGGGAAGCCGGGCCGAGGTTGAGAAACGCATGACCCAGGACGGTCCGCGCCGCGTTGAAAGCCTGACGGTGCATCTGACGCTTCCCTCCGAACTCAACAGCGAACAACGCCTGTTACTGCAGCGGGTAGCCGCCCAATGCCCGGTCAAACGCAGCTTGGATCCACAGATTGAAATCAATCTGAACTGGAACTAA
- a CDS encoding 16S rRNA (uracil(1498)-N(3))-methyltransferase — MNLILLRADDAWTGDQLVCLSDRRADHIRGVLRAQVGDALRVGLVGGNQGCAQVQAINASGVVLSVQLSDPPPLRHRFDVVLALPRPKMLRRILRTVAEFGVGHLHLINSARVDKSYWQSPLLADHKLEDALMAGLERSRDTIRPEVHCHQRFRPFVEDQLPLICAGRPCWLADHGASLALSQTPPGAALVMIGPEGGFVPFEIDLACAMGAQRAHLGERILSVDTAVPSALAQGLVAA; from the coding sequence ATGAATCTCATCTTGCTCCGCGCCGATGATGCCTGGACCGGTGATCAGTTGGTGTGTCTGAGTGATCGGCGTGCGGACCATATCCGAGGCGTGCTTCGCGCCCAGGTTGGGGATGCTTTGCGTGTTGGCTTGGTGGGGGGGAACCAAGGCTGTGCTCAGGTTCAAGCCATCAATGCGTCAGGTGTTGTGCTTTCGGTGCAGCTCTCTGATCCACCTCCCTTGCGGCATCGCTTTGATGTGGTGTTGGCCTTGCCCCGTCCCAAAATGCTGCGACGCATCCTGCGCACCGTTGCGGAGTTCGGCGTGGGGCATTTGCATCTGATCAACAGTGCCCGCGTCGATAAGAGTTATTGGCAGAGTCCCTTGCTTGCTGACCACAAGCTCGAAGACGCACTGATGGCAGGACTGGAGCGATCGCGTGACACGATTCGGCCAGAGGTGCATTGTCACCAGCGCTTTCGCCCTTTTGTTGAGGATCAGTTGCCCTTGATTTGTGCTGGTCGACCCTGCTGGCTCGCTGATCATGGTGCGTCTCTGGCGTTGAGCCAAACACCGCCAGGAGCAGCCCTTGTGATGATCGGACCAGAGGGAGGTTTTGTCCCGTTCGAGATCGACCTGGCTTGCGCCATGGGTGCCCAACGCGCGCATCTCGGAGAACGGATTCTCAGTGTGGATACAGCGGTTCCATCGGCTCTGGCGCAAGGGTTAGTGGCTGCCTGA
- a CDS encoding dehydrogenase yields MQRIGLLFGLVVLVAMPVSAAGLLELLDSMKPASEQRLVPQLPPVPRIPGRGKNWSGDRMPKQGVPILVLAGHADSQRMHGSGTPGQAVGVGGAAPMQRGITDELYWNLLTAKAVVAEGTRQGLEITFYDPGVRTIRNAEDPRTNWSVGYDHASKGGYALEIHYDAYAPYGIGPGVIPAVAFGFSVMDEALAKEFGAYPYDYRGMLGAPRRGVSMLEIGLLEGSLEQTLRDPNQRDATLNRIAKRVVFALRQGLEQGASLKANCTASASINAACR; encoded by the coding sequence ATGCAACGCATTGGCCTGTTGTTTGGGCTCGTCGTGCTCGTGGCCATGCCTGTCTCAGCGGCTGGTCTCTTGGAGTTGCTCGACAGCATGAAACCCGCCAGCGAACAGCGGTTGGTTCCTCAGCTGCCACCGGTGCCACGCATTCCCGGCCGAGGCAAAAACTGGAGCGGCGATCGGATGCCGAAGCAAGGTGTCCCGATTCTTGTGCTTGCCGGACATGCGGATTCTCAGCGCATGCATGGCTCCGGAACTCCAGGTCAGGCTGTTGGTGTTGGTGGTGCAGCCCCGATGCAAAGAGGCATCACCGATGAGTTGTATTGGAACCTGCTGACGGCAAAAGCTGTGGTGGCAGAGGGCACCCGCCAAGGACTGGAGATCACCTTTTACGACCCGGGTGTTCGCACGATTCGCAATGCAGAGGATCCCCGCACCAACTGGTCGGTGGGATATGACCATGCATCGAAAGGTGGATATGCACTTGAGATCCACTACGACGCTTATGCGCCCTACGGCATTGGACCGGGGGTGATCCCTGCAGTTGCCTTTGGTTTTTCGGTGATGGATGAAGCCTTAGCCAAAGAGTTCGGTGCCTACCCCTACGACTATCGAGGCATGCTCGGGGCTCCTCGTCGCGGTGTCTCCATGCTGGAAATCGGCCTGCTTGAGGGTTCCCTGGAGCAGACACTGCGTGATCCAAACCAAAGAGATGCCACGCTCAATCGCATTGCCAAACGGGTTGTGTTTGCTTTGCGTCAGGGGCTTGAGCAAGGAGCATCGCTGAAGGCCAACTGCACCGCTTCAGCTTCCATCAATGCAGCTTGTCGTTGA
- a CDS encoding Crp/Fnr family transcriptional regulator encodes MTLSAYRFLPDAPVALMTMPRHQTVLIDPASAGQGSILEIHEGFCRVYCPCEDTEGMTLAFLQAGDRLRTDRLCSEGICVEALTDLRLARRSASDEEVGMDAVNEWTLQLLRIRHYGQAEKRLHALFALLVNRLGKRCSDCFQLPFRLTHDRLGELIGATRVTTTRQVSKWRNLDEMNCSGGEFAMNFSVDMINSAPFSHL; translated from the coding sequence ATGACCCTCTCGGCTTACCGATTTCTGCCTGATGCCCCCGTGGCATTAATGACCATGCCGCGGCATCAGACCGTGCTGATTGATCCGGCATCGGCGGGACAGGGCAGCATTCTTGAAATTCATGAGGGGTTCTGTCGGGTGTACTGCCCCTGCGAGGACACCGAGGGCATGACCTTGGCGTTTCTTCAGGCTGGAGACCGGCTGCGTACCGATCGTCTCTGTAGTGAGGGCATCTGTGTGGAGGCTTTGACGGATCTGCGTCTTGCTCGCAGGTCTGCTTCCGACGAAGAGGTCGGGATGGACGCTGTGAATGAGTGGACGCTTCAGCTGCTGCGCATTCGTCACTATGGCCAGGCCGAAAAGCGTCTTCATGCACTCTTTGCTCTGTTGGTCAATCGGCTGGGAAAGCGCTGCAGTGATTGCTTCCAGCTGCCATTTCGTCTCACCCATGACCGTCTTGGAGAACTCATCGGTGCGACGCGAGTGACCACAACTCGTCAGGTGTCGAAGTGGCGAAATCTCGATGAAATGAATTGTTCGGGCGGTGAGTTCGCCATGAATTTCTCGGTCGACATGATCAATTCGGCTCCGTTCTCGCACCTCTGA
- a CDS encoding HupE/UreJ family protein, whose protein sequence is MGDSANLSAWQGLLSGIGHPLLGPDHLLFLLAIAFIGLKRPLAWVLPLLAVGLFGSVLSQFIPLPDAIAPWAEALVSLSLAAEGLIALTVLSAAWLLPLIAMHGFLLGSTIVGAEATPLTTYFLGLLLGQGALLLLVTVWSKGLIERLGVQGQRLGAGIWIGIGLAFSWVALVD, encoded by the coding sequence ATGGGTGACAGTGCCAACCTCTCGGCTTGGCAAGGGCTGCTGAGCGGCATTGGTCATCCCCTGCTGGGCCCAGACCACCTGCTGTTTCTGCTGGCCATTGCCTTCATTGGCCTGAAGCGCCCTCTGGCCTGGGTGCTGCCCCTCCTCGCCGTGGGCCTATTCGGCAGTGTGCTCTCGCAATTCATTCCCCTTCCTGATGCCATCGCACCCTGGGCAGAAGCCCTGGTGTCCCTGAGTCTTGCCGCGGAGGGCCTGATTGCACTGACGGTGCTTTCCGCAGCATGGCTGCTGCCGCTGATTGCCATGCACGGCTTCCTGCTTGGCAGCACGATTGTGGGGGCCGAAGCCACACCCCTCACCACGTATTTCCTCGGACTTCTTCTTGGTCAGGGCGCTCTGCTGCTTCTGGTCACCGTTTGGTCGAAGGGGCTCATTGAGCGCTTGGGGGTCCAAGGTCAACGCCTTGGCGCAGGCATCTGGATTGGAATTGGCTTGGCGTTTTCCTGGGTTGCTCTCGTCGACTGA
- a CDS encoding metal ABC transporter substrate-binding protein, translating to MSVALIPSAAGVLLAAATSTPTIVAADGILCDLTKKLVANDAKVICLIPAGADPHTLALRPADRTNLGKANLVLLNGYGLTPALKGVKAGGPVVSLGEIALPSNPQNDPHLWHDPANVAAMANVSVLKFKPLFSDQQFAAINQRRTAMAGVLNSLGSWTAQQVATVPEPQRVLVTGHRAYSFLSNRYGIRELPVIDEYATGGRMRPSSLNDISKAIKASGTKVIFPESLPPSKTMRRISRASGIPLASTALVADGLAPGKSLIQTATSNVCTFVVAQGGRCDQQAAAQLQQRWSAIR from the coding sequence ATGTCTGTCGCGCTCATTCCCTCAGCGGCGGGGGTGCTGCTGGCAGCGGCGACCTCCACCCCCACCATCGTTGCCGCGGATGGCATCCTTTGCGATCTCACCAAGAAGTTGGTGGCGAACGACGCCAAGGTGATCTGCTTGATCCCAGCTGGAGCAGATCCCCACACCCTGGCCTTGCGTCCTGCAGACCGCACCAACCTGGGGAAAGCCAATCTGGTGCTGCTCAATGGTTATGGCCTCACGCCGGCACTGAAAGGCGTCAAAGCGGGTGGTCCCGTGGTGTCGTTGGGTGAGATCGCTCTGCCCAGCAATCCTCAAAACGATCCCCATCTGTGGCACGACCCGGCCAATGTCGCGGCGATGGCCAACGTCAGCGTGCTCAAGTTCAAGCCCTTGTTCAGCGACCAGCAATTTGCTGCGATCAACCAGCGGCGTACGGCCATGGCTGGGGTGTTGAACTCTCTGGGGAGTTGGACGGCCCAACAGGTCGCAACGGTTCCCGAGCCCCAGAGGGTTCTGGTCACGGGGCACCGTGCCTATTCGTTTCTTTCGAACCGCTATGGCATTCGTGAGCTGCCAGTGATCGATGAGTACGCCACAGGTGGGCGCATGCGCCCCTCCAGCTTGAACGACATCAGCAAAGCGATCAAAGCTTCGGGAACCAAGGTGATTTTTCCGGAATCCCTGCCTCCTTCGAAAACCATGCGGCGCATCAGTCGTGCCAGCGGCATTCCCTTGGCGAGCACAGCGTTGGTGGCTGACGGCCTGGCCCCCGGCAAAAGCCTGATCCAAACGGCAACCAGCAATGTCTGCACCTTTGTGGTGGCCCAGGGAGGCCGCTGTGACCAGCAAGCTGCCGCGCAGCTTCAACAGCGTTGGTCCGCGATTCGCTGA
- a CDS encoding metal ABC transporter permease, with protein MTALDLWLIPLLMALLVGIVCPVTGTLLVTQRRVLQANLISHAVLPGVAVAVAMGIDPAIGGVISGLLGSLMSERLQRSQPAGQEAVINTVLAGFLGLGVLLIPVLDLRLDLEALLFGDLLIVDWYDLTRVLVAAAALLLLLITRYSQLVFVGVDPDGAVAVGLPVKTLQLVQALVTSMVIVSAMAAVGVILVIGLLCAPVLPGLSRVSSLRAAMVQSALVGLALSAVGFLLAVPLNLPPGPLIGVVCMLLLSLPRLRPANS; from the coding sequence ATGACTGCGCTTGATCTCTGGCTGATCCCGTTGCTGATGGCCTTGCTTGTGGGGATTGTGTGTCCCGTCACCGGCACCTTGTTGGTCACGCAGCGGCGCGTGCTGCAGGCCAATTTGATTTCTCACGCTGTTCTGCCTGGTGTTGCGGTCGCTGTTGCGATGGGAATTGACCCTGCCATTGGCGGAGTGATCAGTGGTTTGTTGGGGTCCTTGATGTCTGAGCGCTTGCAGCGATCGCAACCGGCTGGACAGGAAGCTGTGATCAACACCGTGCTTGCCGGTTTCTTGGGTCTTGGGGTGCTGTTGATCCCAGTGCTGGACCTGCGCCTTGATCTTGAAGCTCTGCTGTTTGGTGATCTGCTGATCGTCGATTGGTATGACTTGACGCGGGTGTTGGTGGCTGCGGCGGCGTTGTTGCTGCTGCTGATCACCCGTTACTCCCAGCTGGTGTTTGTTGGAGTGGATCCTGACGGAGCTGTTGCAGTTGGTTTGCCGGTGAAGACCCTGCAGTTGGTGCAGGCGCTGGTGACCTCCATGGTGATTGTCAGCGCCATGGCCGCCGTGGGCGTGATTCTCGTGATCGGTCTGTTGTGTGCCCCAGTGTTGCCAGGACTCTCGAGGGTGAGCAGTCTGCGGGCCGCGATGGTGCAGTCGGCGTTGGTGGGATTGGCGTTGAGCGCCGTTGGTTTTTTGTTGGCTGTGCCGCTGAATTTGCCTCCAGGGCCTCTGATCGGCGTGGTTTGCATGCTGCTGCTCAGCCTTCCGCGCCTCAGGCCAGCGAATTCATAA
- a CDS encoding metal ABC transporter ATP-binding protein, whose amino-acid sequence MGVDPLVAQGLTVAYGERTVLDDVSLTLQSGTLTALVGANGAGKSTLLHLLQGRLTPTAGQVACDGMPIQGCRDRVVLMPQRGRIDWSFPISVREFVALGAMSRRSFGCCDRDAALQRVGLGALAGRRLDALSGGQQQRALLARTLVQPSRVLLLDEPCAAIDPPTRDQLLSLMRQLADAGHTLLVSSHDWGTALDHYDRVIVLDGRVLADGPPGQVRQLLGQQINPGAQCHDCA is encoded by the coding sequence ATGGGGGTTGACCCCCTTGTTGCGCAGGGCCTCACCGTGGCCTACGGCGAGCGCACCGTTCTTGATGATGTATCGCTCACGCTTCAAAGCGGCACGCTGACTGCGCTGGTTGGTGCCAATGGGGCCGGGAAGTCCACGTTGCTGCACTTGCTGCAAGGACGTCTCACCCCGACTGCTGGACAGGTTGCCTGTGATGGGATGCCGATTCAGGGGTGCCGCGATCGGGTGGTGTTGATGCCTCAGCGCGGTCGGATCGATTGGTCGTTTCCCATCTCCGTCCGGGAGTTCGTGGCGTTAGGAGCGATGTCGCGTCGATCGTTTGGGTGTTGCGATCGTGATGCGGCGTTGCAACGGGTCGGTCTGGGGGCTTTGGCCGGCCGACGTTTGGATGCACTTTCTGGAGGCCAGCAGCAACGGGCCCTTCTTGCAAGGACGCTCGTGCAGCCCTCGCGTGTGCTGCTGTTGGATGAACCCTGTGCGGCCATTGATCCGCCAACGCGCGATCAGTTGCTCTCACTCATGCGTCAGCTTGCCGATGCGGGGCATACCCTCCTTGTCAGCAGTCATGACTGGGGCACGGCCTTGGATCACTACGACCGGGTGATCGTTCTGGATGGCCGTGTGCTGGCCGATGGACCCCCTGGACAAGTGCGCCAGTTGCTGGGCCAGCAGATCAATCCAGGAGCGCAATGCCATGACTGCGCTTGA
- a CDS encoding TIGR03943 family protein has protein sequence MTRQPRFLRSPLLPVLVVGLWGWVLLWSTLSGRLDLLLNVAFHPIVGFAGGVLLALAFVQLRWATRQRDVVAPRAWLFSALVAVAILVMPPAPSFSDLAASRPDSLPEAPQLSFFLPPEQRTLTEWVRLLRSQPDPELHAGAPVRISGFVLERPGEPPQLARLTVRCCLADATPAGMPILWPEEANFEADQWLAIEGSLIVQELDGVPVNVVKPNSIQAIPRPERPLEP, from the coding sequence ATGACACGACAGCCGCGATTCCTGCGTTCTCCCCTGCTCCCGGTTTTGGTGGTGGGTCTTTGGGGCTGGGTGCTGTTGTGGAGCACCCTCTCCGGGCGACTGGATCTTCTCCTGAATGTGGCCTTTCATCCCATCGTTGGCTTTGCCGGCGGGGTGTTGCTGGCGCTGGCCTTCGTGCAGTTGCGCTGGGCTACCAGACAACGCGACGTTGTGGCACCTAGGGCCTGGTTGTTCTCGGCTTTGGTGGCTGTTGCGATTCTGGTGATGCCTCCTGCCCCATCCTTCAGCGACCTGGCGGCTAGCCGTCCCGACAGTCTTCCGGAGGCACCTCAACTCAGCTTTTTCCTTCCGCCTGAACAGCGAACGCTGACGGAGTGGGTGCGATTGCTGCGCAGCCAGCCGGATCCGGAACTGCATGCTGGCGCCCCGGTGCGCATCAGTGGCTTTGTGTTGGAGCGTCCTGGTGAACCTCCCCAATTGGCTCGCCTGACGGTGCGTTGCTGCCTCGCGGATGCCACACCGGCTGGAATGCCCATCCTCTGGCCTGAGGAGGCCAACTTTGAAGCGGATCAGTGGCTTGCGATTGAAGGAAGCTTGATCGTGCAGGAGCTGGATGGCGTTCCTGTGAATGTGGTCAAGCCCAACAGCATCCAGGCGATTCCACGTCCAGAGAGGCCGCTCGAGCCATGA
- a CDS encoding permease produces MTRLATGWAIFQGLLIEALPFLLLGVTIAGLARWLVPQSTWVRRLPRHPLLAPLVGALLGFALPACECGNVPVARRLLASGAPLGTGFGFLFAAPVLNPIVLASTWAAFPDKTWLLWARPAGAFLIALFLSALLGLLPEAKLLETALLEERRMSQPLSTVGLLERRGGVLGSAYVSPEQRDDTAGVSPRVLVQHSTKEFLSLLTLLVLGSALAALVQTWLPRNWLLALGSAPTLSVIALMLLALVVSVCSSVDAFLALGFAAQVTPGALLAFLLLGPVVDLKLAGLFTVLLTPRAIAIAAASASLMVLLIGQWVNLLQL; encoded by the coding sequence ATGACGCGTCTAGCCACCGGATGGGCCATTTTTCAAGGCCTGCTGATTGAGGCGCTTCCCTTCTTGCTGCTGGGGGTGACCATTGCTGGGCTGGCCCGCTGGCTTGTCCCCCAGTCGACCTGGGTGCGTCGCCTCCCACGCCATCCCTTGCTCGCTCCACTGGTGGGTGCGCTTTTGGGTTTCGCGTTGCCGGCCTGTGAATGCGGCAATGTTCCCGTGGCACGACGTCTTCTGGCCAGTGGTGCTCCACTGGGCACCGGATTTGGATTTTTGTTTGCGGCGCCTGTCCTCAACCCGATTGTTTTGGCCAGCACCTGGGCTGCCTTCCCTGACAAGACTTGGCTGTTGTGGGCGCGACCCGCTGGCGCCTTTTTAATTGCGCTGTTCTTAAGTGCACTCCTGGGCTTGCTGCCCGAAGCCAAGCTGCTTGAAACGGCCTTGCTGGAGGAGCGCCGCATGAGTCAGCCCCTGTCCACCGTCGGTCTGCTCGAGCGCCGTGGTGGGGTGTTGGGGTCCGCGTATGTGTCGCCAGAGCAACGCGACGACACTGCAGGCGTCAGTCCCCGCGTTCTGGTTCAGCACAGCACCAAAGAATTTCTCAGCCTCCTTACCTTGCTGGTGTTAGGGAGTGCCTTGGCTGCGTTGGTTCAGACCTGGCTGCCGCGAAATTGGCTGCTGGCCCTTGGGAGTGCACCGACGTTGTCGGTGATTGCGCTGATGCTCCTGGCCTTGGTGGTGTCGGTTTGCTCGAGCGTCGATGCCTTCCTGGCGCTTGGGTTTGCCGCCCAGGTCACCCCCGGCGCTCTGTTGGCCTTCCTGCTGCTGGGGCCTGTGGTGGATCTCAAGCTCGCTGGCTTGTTCACGGTGTTGCTGACGCCGCGAGCCATTGCGATCGCCGCGGCATCGGCATCGCTGATGGTGCTGTTGATCGGTCAGTGGGTGAATCTCCTTCAGCTGTGA
- a CDS encoding c-type cytochrome yields the protein MRSLLSLALALLISLWSPVQVMAADLTRGSQLFNLNCAACHAGGANVLKSERSLRQDDLQAYLPNYLKGHESAIVAQVTYGRNAMPAFLDILSEKEIEDVAAYVEDQSLQGWS from the coding sequence ATGCGCAGCCTGCTCTCGCTTGCTCTCGCTCTTCTGATCAGCCTTTGGTCTCCGGTTCAGGTGATGGCTGCTGATCTCACCCGTGGTAGTCAACTGTTCAACCTCAACTGCGCTGCCTGCCATGCGGGGGGCGCCAATGTGCTGAAGAGCGAACGGTCCCTCCGCCAAGATGACCTCCAGGCCTACCTACCCAACTACCTGAAGGGTCATGAATCCGCGATCGTTGCTCAGGTGACTTACGGACGCAACGCGATGCCCGCCTTCCTTGACATTCTGAGCGAGAAGGAAATCGAAGACGTTGCTGCCTACGTAGAAGATCAGTCCCTGCAGGGTTGGAGCTGA
- a CDS encoding DUF3721 domain-containing protein — MLLSNRAIIRGSLAVAAAFTLVGAQSVSAHHVTGDDHTGTLLTVDPSATAQGQKTMFPTRSAAEAAAVNFDCEGAHPMGDMWMPCAEH; from the coding sequence ATGCTCCTGTCCAACCGTGCCATCATCCGGGGCTCCTTGGCCGTTGCGGCTGCTTTCACCCTTGTGGGAGCACAGTCGGTGAGCGCCCACCACGTCACTGGTGACGACCACACTGGAACTCTCTTGACTGTGGATCCCTCTGCTACAGCCCAGGGTCAGAAAACGATGTTCCCCACGCGTTCTGCAGCCGAAGCTGCTGCTGTCAACTTCGATTGCGAAGGCGCCCACCCGATGGGAGACATGTGGATGCCTTGCGCTGAGCACTGA
- a CDS encoding metal ABC transporter permease — protein sequence MELLLEPLRHDFMVRALLISALVGGVCGLLSCYMTLKGWALMGDAVSHAVLPGVVLAYALGLPFSLGAFVFGVGSVATIGFVKQKSRIKEDTVIGLVFTGFFALGLVLVSKTRSNIDLTHVLFGNVLGISAADISQTWWICSAVVAMLLLFRRDLLLFCFDPTHARSIGINTGFLHYLLLSVLSLAAVAGLQTVGIILVVAMLVTPGATAYLLTDRFDRMTWLAIGSSVLSSLIGVYVSYWTDSSTAGCIVLVQTGLFLLAFLLAPQHGILRRSSP from the coding sequence CTGGAGTTGCTGCTGGAACCGCTGCGCCATGACTTCATGGTTCGTGCGCTGCTGATCAGCGCGCTGGTGGGTGGCGTCTGTGGATTGCTCTCCTGTTACATGACCCTCAAGGGTTGGGCCCTGATGGGAGATGCGGTCTCCCATGCCGTGCTGCCAGGGGTTGTGCTGGCTTATGCCCTCGGCTTGCCGTTTTCCCTCGGTGCCTTCGTGTTCGGTGTCGGTTCGGTGGCAACCATCGGTTTTGTGAAGCAGAAATCGCGGATCAAGGAAGACACCGTGATCGGCCTGGTCTTCACAGGCTTTTTCGCGCTGGGGTTGGTGTTGGTCTCCAAGACCCGCAGCAACATTGATCTCACCCACGTGCTGTTCGGAAACGTGTTGGGCATCTCAGCGGCAGACATCAGTCAGACCTGGTGGATCTGCTCCGCCGTCGTGGCGATGTTGTTGCTTTTCCGGCGAGACCTCTTGCTGTTCTGTTTCGATCCCACCCACGCACGCTCGATCGGGATCAACACAGGTTTTCTTCACTACCTCTTGCTGTCCGTGCTGTCCCTTGCTGCCGTGGCTGGTTTGCAGACCGTAGGCATCATTCTGGTGGTGGCCATGCTGGTGACTCCAGGCGCGACGGCTTACCTGCTCACGGATCGCTTTGATCGGATGACCTGGCTCGCCATCGGCAGCAGTGTTTTGTCCAGTTTGATTGGTGTGTATGTGAGCTATTGGACCGATAGTTCGACAGCTGGTTGCATTGTGCTGGTGCAAACTGGGCTGTTTTTATTGGCGTTTCTGCTGGCTCCTCAGCATGGAATTTTGCGTCGCTCCTCACCATGA